The genomic window ccacgtctcctgcacttgaagccacgtctcctgcgcttgaagtgcacttgaagccacgtctcctgcacttgaagccacgtctcctgcacttgaagccacgtctcctgcacttgaagccacgtctcctgcacttgaagccacgtctcctgcgcttgaagccacgtctcctgcacttgaagccacgtctcctgcacttgaagccacgtctcctgcacttgaagccacgtctcctgcacttgaagccacgtctcctgcgctTGAAGCCACATCTCCTGCGCTTGAAGcaacgtctcctgcacttgacgcaacgtctcctgcacttgaagccacgtctcctgcacttgacgccacgtctccccAGCGATCACTCGCTGTGCGGGAGTGCttggaagccccgcccccttgcgtGCAGGCAGCATGACAGGGAGCGGAACAGTGCGTGCGCTCTTATCACGcgctattttaatgaagtatcgatactaaaaatatgcaaaatcgtatAGTTATTAACGTACAGGTACCGccgtacctttttagtatcgatacaccgtgcaacatTAATAGTTACTGGTATCAACACAGTTATCATAAGCTATCGCAGGAAGAAGAACAATTGAGTTTTCAGACATTGTATTTTGGTCGACTAGCTTTTCTTGCATGTGCGTGAACTACTTCACATTAATCTGGTGGGGATTCTTTACCCAACGCCAGAATGACCCGATAACCCCGCGAGACATTGAACTCACCTGGGTCTGCTGCTGTAAAAGGAGTCCCGTCTTCTGTGTAGAACGTGGGCTCATTctgaggagggaaaaaaaattcaatgaaaaagaaacaaacatgtagcgagatgggggggcgggggaatCCGGTTACGGTAGTCGACGCTCACCATGAAGTAGTTGGGGTCGTTGTCTGGCGTGGCGTTGCTAGCTGCTGAGGCAGAGCGGACTCTGCCCCAGTCGCTCGATCTCAACTCCACCAGTTTCAGAAGcatctgtctgacatctctggTGACAGATGAAAAACACCCATATCAAGAAGTATGAAAAAAAcgtaacaacaatatatattattgattgCTTTTGTCAAAGAATATCTAATTTTCCAAAGTGTTTTGAAATATGATTGTCTTCCGACAGATTTCCAGCATGTTTCAaacgttttattttctttttcatctaaAGTTACCTTTAGCATAAACCTTACATAGCAGCTGCACAcaaaagagcacacacacaaacacacacacacaccggctgcaGGTGGCATCCAGTAGAATAGTTTCTATTCTTCGGATCAGTTCCTCCATGTGTGGTTTTCCACTCTCTTTCCACGCGTCGTCCAGGATGGAGCCCGTcagctgtgaaaaaaaaaaaaaaaacacattctcaTTACCGGCCTGATACAAGTCTTCCACCCAAGTCTGTAAAATGTTCTAATTGAGATTCCAAACCTTCAGCAGTTTGACGGCGCAGATGAGATTTGCATCCACAGGCTTGGAGAACAGACTGTTCATCAGGTCTTTCAGAGCAATGAGGAGGATAGCGGCTCGATTTGGAGGTCCTTTCGCGCTCtttacctaaaaaaaaagaaaaaaagaaaagtagaatgGTATGAAAAGTAGTGTCCTGGTGTTGCAGCAGCACCAGACATCCTAAACGCAGGCAGCAATTCAAGAAGGGCGCCGCAGAAACAAACACGTGTGACAAGATGAAACGTGTAACCACAAATATAGTGTTTATAGGTTGGTTAgctcttggggggggggggggcagctctATAAACACCAAAGTCTCTCCCCAACTTACTGAGCGACGAGGAGTTGGAGTGATGAAGTTTCCCCTGATTGCTGTTGCTCTTTCAAAATGAATGAGACGCGGACAAAGTCCTCAATGACGTCCTCTGGGGGCATTTACAGCTGTCAAGTATTGACTCAAACGCAGCTTACCCATTTCACGCCATATGCTACTTCCCGCCACTTTGGGAACGAATATTACAGCGACCACGAGGAGAAATTGCAGATggacatataaaataaaaggaatTCACATTACAGACACCATAACTGCCCATCTGTCGTAGGCAAATCtaacaaatgtattaaattaatgCATTTTGACAACGGTAGGAATGACAAACATAACGCGGTCTCAAAGAGAACCTCTTACCTCCAGATTAAGATAGAGCTCCCCCAGAAAGAGCACGAAGGAGTGGAACTTCTTCTGAGTCTCCGGGTCTCCTCCAACCGCTGCATCCCTCTGTTCGAACTGTGTTCGACATCTACGACAGACAAACAGTCTTCCTCTTATTTATTGGAACTTTGACCCGAGCATCGGTCCACGCTGCTTTGCCTGTAGACCTGAGCGGCAGTTTGTGACGCAAAACATTTTTCTGCTGCTCGTGTGATACCGCTTCAACCCCTTTGTGAACCATTAGCCGAAAAAtcagatttaaagaaaagatgaggagatgtgtatttatttatttttttcaaaccccTGATGAAAACCATTAAATCCAACtagacaaaaataaattacCTTTTCAGGAGAAGCTGACGAAAGTTGCCACTTGGCGGGCTGACATGGAGATGATGGGACAGGTAGTTACACAGCCGGGCACCAGTGTAAGCAAAGTTAGGAATGGCAGTAGACTGCaatgaaaagttgtgtttttggtCAGAAACACGTAatattttgttcccgttgatGTCATGTTTAGAAAAGTCTggtttaaaaaatttaaaaatgtaataaacacaaaaagctAAATAAGGACTGATCCCTAACCTGTGTGTAGATCAGTTCCACCAGCTCGTTCAACAGTTCTTCAGTGGTGACCCAGGAGTTGAGCATGCCAGTTATGTGTTCCACATCCAACTCAAAGGACCCCGGGGAGGAGCTCAGGTGGCCGAGGAAGTCTGCGACCGTTTCAGCCAAGGTCGGTTCATCGTAATAACCTTCGCTGTCGTCATAAAACAAGGGGtcctacaaaaagaaaatcacaataaatatatacacgAATAACTACATCGAAAAAAATCCAGAGccactttgtctttctattgCAAGGccatttatcatttaaaatcGTATTCAAATGCAATGAGGGATGCGCAACTGAGACAGTTCCTAACTTCTCCTTGGAAACGAACGTCAGAAGTGAAGAGAACCATCACAATACAATGCCATCTGTGAATTACTCTTACTTCGTACGAGCTCATTGCAGAGGGGACGAACTCTGGGGCACTGGCTGAAAGCTTCGACGACTTGACCACGGAATCCACTTCGTTAAAACCTCGGGGGGCAGGCGCACTGTTGGCATTTGCACTGTGTTGGGGTTTGCTCTGTCTTTTAAAATCTAGGACGAAGAAGAAAGGCGTTGTCAGTCTTTGTTTTGTGCGACACTACTAATCACACTTCAAAAATGTAGTCTGCCacgacaaacagaacaaaatacTATGCAGCACTGTCCTGCGGTGCACACAAAGCACAACAATTCAATTGGAGAAACTGATGTTAGTAGAGTGCAGGGACGCAAGAcagcacaacacacagtacatagaTGCACATGAACCTAGTCACAACAGGGCCTCCGATTGTCAACACATCAGAATGCGGTAATACGACACTCTCTACCATCTCACTTCCATGTTTTTTAGTGCCACTTCAACAGAAGTGAAACCGATTCTTCCGCCTTTTGCTTAACATCCAGGTTGGCTATGGGTTTTAGCTCGCCGGGGTAAGACCGCTTTAAGTGACGCACGTAACTAATCAGCTGTGTGACATCTGAGCGGGAGCTTTATTTAGCTCACACGTAACAACAATCACGACAGGTGCAATGTCGCAACGCCAAAAAGTAACGGCTAGCTAACATTAATGGTATTTGAAAGCTAGCTAGCTCGCTAATTACGGCACCTGATTTAGGACGAGGTTAAAGGATCAGACCCGTCGGGAGGACTCGTGTTGCTACTGTTCAATTCAGCCAAAGACAGCTTGCGTCTCCGAGGAGGCGTTTCAACGTTAAACGAAATCGAAAGTGATGTGAGCTCGTGCATTAGCCGCTAGCTCGGTCGTTGTTCGCTAGCTTGACGGCTCCATACCTCCACCGGCGACGGAGTCGGCCGCGCTGATGTTGTTCTCGGCAAAAGGCGGGGAGGTCTTTGGCTGCCTCAGCGGTTCCCTTTGGTTAAAAAGCACGGCTTTGGTCTCCCCGCCGTCCTCGGGGTTGTCAGCGAGCCCGGGGTCCGCGAGGAAATTTCGGGTTCTCCCCGCTCCGGGAGCTCGGTCGAAAGTCTCGTCCATGACTGCTCGCCTCGCTCTCAAAGCAGCatcagaagaacaagaagattAAAAACAATACCGATGCAGAAATGGCGTTCGCTGCCTTTTGTTTTTGCGCAGCAGCCGTTGCTTGTGTTTAGCACAACAAAGCACGACCTATCTCTCTTTCATGATGGTTTTCTCTTATTTCCCTCTAACGGCGAGTATCGGTGTACacacaacttttattttgtccacttcCTTTCACAACAAACTCGCTGTGGCTGATTATCCATGGGAGTGTGTGATAACCAAATAAACGGCCTCCCTCTAGTGGCGTGGAGTGGAACTACGCTATAAACGATGCAGACTGGAAGTACAGCACGGTGTCGTCGGATTTTGCATACATATTACTTCATacgtaaaagtcctgcattcagaaCTGTACTCGAGTACTGTACACAACTTATTGTTTATTCTGATCAGGGTCTCTTCATTCTCCTCACAGGTCAATTCTTCCCTTTAGAGAAATAAGTgtgcaataaaaacaacattaactaCCGTTTTgcttttataattattatttattgttttttatgaaaAGTTAAATATCTCCACCCTAATCATTTTCGTACTGTCCCTAAACAAAAAGTATTACTAGAGAAATTAACGTTAAAGCACTCATCATGcagaaaatgtttaatatttttcatattgtatcaattacatgtgtgtatgtagcCATTTTACTGTTGTAGTTGCTCGAGGAAGTAGTTCATAAGATGATTTAAATCAAAAGGCTGTACAATGAAAATTATAAAATTGTTGTGGAAGTATAAAGAAGCATATATTGAATACTAATTTAGGTATTTTCATAAAGATTTCCTTCCTGACAAACATTCATTATAACCTGCTGTGGAGAGGAAATCTGTAAATCAAATCTGatcacattatatttaataattcacCTGTTCCAAGTTATCTTAAAACATCTTATCGGCTACATGATCTCACctcatgttgttttgtgtttttacctcACTGGTGGAGAAATAATAAACCTCTTGATTTCCATTTTAGTTAACTTGTTTTGCCTTCGGTAACGGTCACATTTATTGAAAGCAATCTTCCGTTTTTTGccttaaaaaaatgaagaaaaaaaacaacaacgcagAATTGTTTGAATTTATGGAACTCCTGCTTATGAATGTAAAGATTTCCAGAAAGAAATATATGTAGACAACATCAATTTAACATGGTTAAAATACCTAATActgttttaaaatatgttgtgcATATCACATTTAAGATTATGGACCTGTGCAACCCCTTTAGAAGTGTCTCTCTCACCCCGCACACTCGTAGCTGCCCACTACAAACATGTGTTGCACATTCATTAGTTGTTTCAGCCTCCAGTCATTTTCCACTTGTTTCCCAAAGCTGGCTCACATTATGCCACGGAGAATTCCTGTTGCCAGAAAAGCGGAGACCCACTCTGATAGACTGATTACTGCCCCTATTCCCTGTTATTGCTGCTCCACATGCCAGTGTCTTTAAGGGGGTTCAAACATTCACAAATGTCAGGAATGCACAAGGTGACACATGGTGTTAAGAGGAGAAAGGGGGGTCATGTGCACACTTGTCATGTGACCTTTTGTAAACAAATCAAGGCACACGCAATGCTACTGTATGTGGGGTGTATGTTTATTCTAATGCCCAAATCAGGAGGTACGGTTCATCCTCATGACGCTGTTGCGAACCCGGGCCtcggagcagagagagagagcgagagatagagagagagagagagagagagagagagacggtcaTGAAACACTATCCCATATGTTGCCGGTGGCCCCGACTGTCATGGGGGGGGATGCACCAACGGCATTCCTCCGCGTTAATCATTGGTCGTCGCGGCCCCTTGAGCGGTCGTTAAAGGACGCCGCCGCCTATAAAAGGGAACGCTGCCCGGACTCCTGCGGGGGTCACGcgctttattcttcttcttttttttgttgtcgcgGACCAATCTGAAGTCCCAACTGCTGGACGCCGACCGAGATGCATTTTGGGAATTCGTCCCGACCTATTTGTTTATCCACGCGCCTCCTGCTGTGTGACGGGACActcgggagagagagagagagagagagagagaggggaggggttgGGCTGGAGGAGCACGTGAAGCCCGGAAGGAAGCCTGTGGTGTtaatgttctccccgtgtcccTTTTGATCTGGCATGAGGCAGCTGTCATTGATTAGTGTGTTTGCAGATGATTACTGAGGGAAGTGGGTGGTCAGACACAGGTCATATCTCTCATTCACATGTTATGCctactcaacacacacacacacatacacactccccTTTGAAAGGCCCTCCGGAAGCCTGTTTGGCAGTAGTGGTGCAGACCAACATGACGAAGGTTGCTCGCGCTCTCAGCACCTTCGTCGCTGCAGCTCCGCAGTAATCGGCTGGTACGATATTAGGAAATGGTGTCAGCATCTACTGGGCCACACTAACGGAAGTGGCCTCCCCCCCAATGTGTTGTGGTGGGTCTGCGTGTTTGGGAACTAATCATTAGCGCAATGGTTGCCACATGGAATATCTGGCTCGTTGCCAGAGATAAGACTCACCGTGAACCTGAACGTTCGCCGGTGTTTCTGACTGCTTGTGAGAAAATGTTCCCCACcggcaggttttttttgttgctgttgtatATTCTGAGGAAGTGAGACGAGCGCGTcgcagaggagaaaaaaaactgtattttatttccacGTGACAGAGTTTCCTATAAAAAGTAGAGAATGCAAAAGGATGCTCGCCTtaggtgtcccccccccccccctccagttaaatatttcacaaaataaataaatcattacaATACAGTCAAAACGCAGTGGTTAAGTATCAAACATTTGCTCTAAAAGTGTCGCGTCCGACGTTGTTCACTTGCTGTCGTGACCGACCGCCTCCTGCATCTACCGCGGTACGCTAGCCGGGACGTCCACGTTGCACACACATATTAGTCCAGTTGCAAACTGTTTGGCACAGAAATAAAcccaggaggaaaaaaaaggataaatatTGCATCCCCGTgccacagaaaaacacagatatCATCATCTCGCACCAAAATAAAGTCTCAACCAGCAGCAGAGGCCGTATTTCTTTCGTTCTTTCTctcgttctttctttttttctttcagttgttTGTGCCTGGTTTCCAAACGAGAGATTTCTCAGcgtgtgtctttttattttacagcttttaattattatttctttcttccagTATCGAAAAGTCTGTGTCCAGTGCTGcatgtcgtcgtcgtcctcctcctcctcctcctccagtcggaGTCCCCGACGTTTCACGCCATGATCGGGAGGAAGTGGGTGGCCGTGTTCTTCCTGCGCGTCTTCTTCCCCCTCAGCGGCTTCCCGTGGACGTTCAGGCCCACGAACATCTGACGCTTCTTGTTCCTCCACTCAGCCGACGCGTACGTGTTGTAGCCGTTCTCCTCGATCCGCTCCTTCAGGGTGCAGTCGACGCCGAACTCTCTCTGCAAGCGGAAAGGTTCAGAGTTATAACCCGACCCGTCGTTTACAGCCGATCACAGGTCATTTGATGGTGCAAATCAAACCGCTCACGGTAGCTCGCTTATTCCCTGAACTTCCATCTACATCGCAATGTATAGAAATCAACCCGGCGGCCGGAGGAGTAAAGATAAGGAAGGCCTCCTTCGATAAGGACAGGAGTGTCCAACACTATcactatctctatctctctctctggagcATCACGATTGACCCCTTGACCCGGATACTAACCGCTCCGTACAGCTCTCCCCTCCTGCTGATGGCCAGATAGTGGTTGCTGTTCAGCCCTTTGATGGCCACCACTCCCACGTCCACCGATGTGATTTCCAGAATACCTATGGGATGCAGCAGAAAAGACACGTCACGTCAATGCGCGCCGGCATCCGACAGCTGAGCTGCCGTGTCATTTTGCACGAGCggagaaaaaaagcagaacTCACTGAGAacaaatcactttttttcccaGACAAATGGAAGACAGAGAaaggtgataaaaaaaaagagtttaatcttcttttctgttttgcCCCAACTCATCGATGCTAAGATTATAGAAGAATCAACACCCTGGGACGAATCAAGTTTTATTTGACAGACAGGGTAACTATGATATGGGCAACATGTTGCGTGCTCATGTAGGAATGCGCAGTTGTGGGAATACTGCATATCATTTTTGGCGATATTATGAGGCTGCTTTACAGCTTGCACCTGTGCAACAGATCCCAGCTACACAGGCCGTTTAGCTGGAGAATTAATAGGTGGATTGTTTACGTCCCGCGAGTCCCAATGCGAGCGATCCGGGCTCCTCACCTAGGCTATTAGAGGGGGCAATTTATACCACAGTTAACGAGGGCATTCCTGGGCCGCAGACAGCTGTGGTTATTTGTGTGGCCCCGGTATCAGAGGTCAGAGAGATATAACTTCCTAATGTGTCCTTTGACCACAGAACCCACTTGTCTCGTCCtacgcgtgcgtgtgtgtgtgtgtgtgtgtgtgtgcacaaacaaGCAAGTTAACCTCCCCTGTTCCCATGACATGTTTGAGTTcatgcctcctccctccccgaCTTCCTGCAAGCTGTCGTTATTTCATCCAGATaagcgcgtgcacacacacacacacacgcacacacacacacacacacacacacactgatgactgtttgtgtgtcggGGCCCTGCTCCGCTGTCAGACTCCGGGGGGCTCTGAGGCCGCACAGCCTGGTGCGTGAGTGGACAGCGGAGGGCGTGCAGGTGTGCAGGTGTGCAGgtgtgctccccccccccctcctcgtaAAGACACAGTGGCTTCCCCTCCTCGTCCGTGAGTTTCTCCACCGTATCAGTTTTCCAGTTCAAACGGTGGCACCTCGGGGCGGCGAGGAAGTCCGAAGCGTCCAAagcgtcttttttttctttttcgagGGGACTGTGACACAACGGCCATTGAAGATCTGAGAGGCTGCTGGTTCCTTTTATGGGATCGGGTGTCGGTGTACGGAGCGGGGATGTAAGACTATCCACGGCGGTCCTCTGGCTGCTCTGTAAACATGGGGAGGGATGAAAGGagggagaacagaggaggacagaggagccaTGACAGTGAGACCTGGGGTGGGGCGAGGATTAGTAAGGCTGTAATGATCACTGATCAAAGTCAGCCACCGGAGGCAGGGGCGAGACGGGGGTCGTATGTACACACAGcggaacacacgcacacacacacacacacacacacacacacagagctgataTCATGGCAGGCGAGGGTGCACTTGCACGCGAAACCATACACAAGCTCCATTCGCCGCTCTCCCTTGAACGCTCCACAGGTGGCGAGCAATGAGCGGCTGGCAGCGAATGGGAAAaggccaaccccccccccccccccagatatGACGACTGTTCTTGGTACGGGGGTCCATATGTGTCCGGGTTTGGCCGGAAAGGTTTTCAGCAGCAAAAGGTGCGTCGGTGGTGAGATGGAGGCGCACCACGCCGGCGTGGGGGTGTTTTTTCCCCATtgggatgcaaaaaaaaaagaagtgttttgcagcttttattgtttctcaCTCTTACtttgctccttttttaaagaaaaagcaaGAATGTTCAGGAGCAGCACGACATATTCATTTTGACAGGTGAATAAGGATGTACATTTTTCATTCTAGGTTGCCATTCCCATGCAGAAAAAAATTGGGGCATAAATGGAATAAGGGATCACACTGAGGGTATTTACAAAGACGCGGTATTTACATCCACCCTCCCCAACCTCGGAGGGAGGCTATACATCTCTTTTCCTCAAACCTCCATAAAAGCACCATCTGTTGTTCTTTAGGCCACTGTTTTGATTAAAGAAGATTAACTctgcacaaagaaacacacattcacaaagatATATTCATGTCCAGAAGTGTCTTGCACAACCCGGtttccccaacacacacacacacagacatatatccACACACATACGATGTTGCCAAGACTCGCCCTCTCACACCGTCACAGCCGCGGTGAACCGCTCGAACCCCTTTACCGCTAATCCGTTGCCTTACTTAGAGATATTGCACCCTGAGCTGCAAAGTTCACGCAGATATAGCTACTTAAGCTGACTTTAACACAACCTTCCTCTCTGTAACCTCAGCACAGGCTCCCAGCGGGCTGGAAAGCCATGTGGGACAGTTTTGCGCTGGCATCCCCATAAAATCTGCAGGAGGCATGGATGCTGGCTTTAACAGACAGTGAGCCCGGGGTCCTCGCAGGGGCCACAGGCAGCACCCAAAGAAAATCCTCCACGTCCCAGACACCTCTGGGACACAACATGATAAGTAATATAGATTTGTaatgtgtcttttctttgcAACTTCTGGCTCTAGAAAAAGGCGAGCCATCCTTCACTCATCGCCAAAAAAAACTTGATATTTTCTCACTTCAATGGACCATCGAGGGTTCTACAAAGGACGTCAGCCCTGGGATCATGTCCAGCCCCAGGGGGCCAGAGCTGAAGACCCAATCTGCCGTTGTGTAGTATCCTTTACCGTGAGAACCTGATACGGGGGGCACATAATCCACACACAGTGTCCTCAGACCCCCCCTCGGGACACAGCTTTTTGATGGCACCAACCATTGATACTGAAGACGCGCGGGCTTTGATGTGGCCACAATGATGCTCATCCAGTGTCATTCATGAACTTGTGCCTCCAGAGAGAGTCCCCTATGTGCGCTCCCTTTTCCCACTCCCTCCCCCGACACTCAGTCGGCAgtaactccccccaaaaaagaaaaaaggcaacaaCACGCTCTTAAAAATGAGACGTTTCAGGAGGTCAAACAAAGAAGACAGGAGGCATAAATCGTCTGCCAAAAGTACATAAAGTTCAGGGCGAATTCACACGCCACTAATACGATAGATTGAGTCAGACTTCTTTGTTTCGCAACTCTGAAGAAACTACACACAGAAAAACTGGTTCTTTAAAAGGTTGTGTGTGGTTTCACGGAGAACCATCAACCACTAAATAACCATATTTCATCTATTggatggttctacatgtttgtCATATGGTGCTTTTGGATATGAAAGGATTCCTAATTAATGTTTGAGTTATTTGATGATGAgggaaacatttatttttaaaaggttctTTAGAGTACTTTAAGTTCAGAAATGGTGCCTCAAAGAACAATTTATTTTATGGCTCCCGTACCGGTTCTTTGAAGTTCACTTTGAAGTTccttaaatgttttcttttaaagaacCGTGTCAGAAATTGGTTGAAAGAACCTTGGTCTAAAAGGTTCTTTGTGGAACCGGAAATGCTTCTTCTATGGCATCACTCTAAAGAACCATTTTTTGGTTCCAGGCGGCATCTTTATCTTTCTCGGTGTCCCTCTGCTACCAACGTATGGGCG from Cyclopterus lumpus isolate fCycLum1 chromosome 9, fCycLum1.pri, whole genome shotgun sequence includes these protein-coding regions:
- the paip1 gene encoding polyadenylate-binding protein-interacting protein 1, whose amino-acid sequence is MDETFDRAPGAGRTRNFLADPGLADNPEDGGETKAVLFNQREPLRQPKTSPPFAENNISAADSVAGGDFKRQSKPQHSANANSAPAPRGFNEVDSVVKSSKLSASAPEFVPSAMSSYEDPLFYDDSEGYYDEPTLAETVADFLGHLSSSPGSFELDVEHITGMLNSWVTTEELLNELVELIYTQSTAIPNFAYTGARLCNYLSHHLHVSPPSGNFRQLLLKRCRTQFEQRDAAVGGDPETQKKFHSFVLFLGELYLNLEVKSAKGPPNRAAILLIALKDLMNSLFSKPVDANLICAVKLLKLTGSILDDAWKESGKPHMEELIRRIETILLDATCSRDVRQMLLKLVELRSSDWGRVRSASAASNATPDNDPNYFMNEPTFYTEDGTPFTAADPDYAEKYQEILDRQDYFHDLDGENGNEDEIYDSEDEMEPEMEEAFESFCLETERKRQQ